A single region of the Drosophila takahashii strain IR98-3 E-12201 chromosome 2R, DtakHiC1v2, whole genome shotgun sequence genome encodes:
- the Cpr47Ee gene encoding mediator of RNA polymerase II transcription subunit 12, whose amino-acid sequence MSGPRTPRFRHLRWLACLLASLWFSVSQAQLPGTGFQGQGRGQVPPLQPLQQPANPFQRRQPNPVQGQGLFPGQRNPLNPLAPPLTGAALQNPYTRYNQYQQQNYVPITAYQNELNLDGSFSYGYSSADGTTAQAQGYVKNLGYGEGVEAQVIQGSYSYTSPEGTPITVRYIADENGFRAEGTGIPASPQYFSGAQPYQQNLLNPNINPYQTPFRQLPPPLPNAPFRPQIPGQQPLNPLQQQQQQQQQLQQQRNFQQQQQPNSGQYQPDQPFNQLHSGNLPGQYAGQFGQQAFGSNLTAQQAQQQQNLNQQQQQQQQQQQQQKEQQNEQQQQALITQQLRGRPNNLVDPYGYNQYGRRFKKSPKK is encoded by the exons ATGTCTGGACCGCGAACCCCTCGATTCCGGCACCTCCGCTGGTTGGCCTGCCTGCTGGCCAGCCTCTGGTTCTCCGTGAGCCAGGCTCAGCTGCCGGGAACGGGTTTCCAGGGACAAGGACGAGGGCAAGTGCCTCCCCTGCAGCCGCTGCAACAGCCGGCCAATCCCTTCCAGCGCCGCCAGCCCAATCCCGTCCAGGGTCAAGGACTATTTCCGGGTCAGCGCAACCCGCTGAACCCATTGGCTCCACCGCTCACCGGAGCTGCCCTCCAGAATCCCTACACCCGCTACAATCAGTACCAGCAGCAGAACTACGTGCCCATCACCGCCTACCAAAACGAACTCAATCTGGATGGCAGCTTCTCCTACGGCTACTCATCGGCCGACGGAACCACTGCCCAGGCACAAGGATATGTCAAGAACTTGGGATACGGCGAGGGTGTCGAGGCACAG GTTATTCAGGGCTCCTACTCGTACACTTCACCGGAGGGCACTCCCATAACAGTGCGCTATATCGCCGACGAGAACGGATTCCGGGCGGAGGGCACTGGGATTCCAGCTTCCCCGCAATATTTCTCGGGTGCCCAGCCCTATCAACAAAACCTGCTCAACCCCAATATAAATCCGTACCAGACGCCCTTCCGCCAGCTGCCGCCACCACTGCCCAATGCCCCATTTCGTCCTCAGATTCCGGGACAACAGCCATTGAACccgctgcaacagcagcaacaacagcagcaacagctgcaacagcagcgcaatttccagcagcaacagcaaccaaATTCCGGGCAATACCAGCCAGATCAGCCGTTTAATCAGTTGCATTCCGGTAATTTACCTGGCCAGTATGCTGGACAATTTGGCCAGCAAGCTTTTGGCAGCAATCTCACGGCGCAACaggcacaacagcaacagaatcttaaccagcaacagcagcagcaacaacagcagcagcaacagcagaaggAGCAACAGAatgaacagcagcaacaggcctTGATAACCCAACAACTGAGGGGCAGACCCAATAACCTGGTGGATCCCTATGGCTATAACCAGTACGGCAGACGCTTCAAGAAGTCCCCAAAGAAATAA